From the genome of Candidatus Bathyarchaeota archaeon, one region includes:
- the dinB gene encoding DNA polymerase IV, protein MDQFYAAVEEQEHPEFKGISVIVGADPKEGKGRGVVSTCNYEARKYGVKSGIPISRAWKLCPDAVYIKPNYRLYTQASSRIMAILQKYTDKFEQWGLDEAFLDISLKIDNFRDARRLAEEIKREIYKKEKLACSTGVGPNKLVAKIASNFRKPNGITVVEESEVEGFLAPLPVRKLLWVGKKTARRLNEIGIKTIGDLAAFDVSVLTEKFGIMGAQYHLSSRGVDNSEVAERGVVKSVGRETTFEEDTSDFELVFETLDKLSQEIYEELVERKLHFKTVTIKIRFENFETHTHGKTLSFFTNNLQGIQKTARELIQPYLTRNRKIRLIGVRTSNFTSSREQKTLV, encoded by the coding sequence ATGGATCAGTTCTACGCTGCAGTTGAAGAGCAAGAGCATCCAGAATTCAAAGGAATATCTGTTATTGTTGGGGCTGACCCAAAAGAGGGAAAGGGAAGAGGAGTGGTGAGCACCTGTAATTACGAGGCAAGGAAATACGGTGTAAAATCTGGAATACCCATCTCAAGAGCTTGGAAACTCTGCCCCGACGCCGTATATATAAAACCTAACTACAGGCTTTATACTCAAGCCTCATCCAGAATCATGGCTATTCTCCAGAAATATACAGATAAATTTGAACAATGGGGGCTCGACGAGGCTTTTCTCGATATTAGCCTAAAAATAGACAATTTTAGAGATGCAAGACGGTTGGCAGAGGAAATAAAGCGTGAGATCTATAAGAAAGAGAAGCTTGCCTGTTCGACAGGTGTTGGACCCAATAAACTCGTAGCGAAGATAGCAAGTAATTTCAGGAAGCCTAATGGGATAACAGTTGTTGAAGAGAGTGAAGTTGAAGGTTTTCTGGCTCCGCTACCTGTACGGAAACTGTTGTGGGTAGGCAAGAAAACAGCGCGCAGATTAAACGAAATCGGTATAAAAACAATAGGCGACCTAGCTGCTTTTGACGTGTCAGTTTTAACTGAAAAGTTCGGCATAATGGGCGCTCAATATCACCTCTCATCCCGCGGAGTTGATAACAGTGAGGTTGCTGAGAGAGGCGTAGTCAAGTCTGTGGGCAGAGAAACCACTTTTGAAGAAGATACATCTGACTTTGAGTTAGTCTTCGAAACATTAGATAAACTCAGCCAAGAAATCTATGAAGAACTCGTAGAACGCAAATTGCATTTCAAAACGGTAACTATCAAAATCCGCTTCGAGAACTTCGAAACTCACACCCATGGAAAGACACTGTCTTTTTTCACTAACAATCTTCAAGGCATCCAAAAAACTGCCAGAGAACTCATTCAGCCATATCTCACCAGAAATAGAAAGATAAGACTGATAGGAGTGAGAACGTCAAATTTCACTTCAAGCAGGGAACAGAAAACTCTTGTTTGA
- a CDS encoding CBS domain-containing protein: MDVNEIMVEKVVSIRVDATIKDAVNLMNMHDIGCLIVSKNGEIQGIITERDILKRVVAESRDAELTKVSDIMSKPLVVGGPTMYIEDAAKLMFKKNIKKLPITKDGQLIGIITLSDIARVTNIESQIAKVVEELKKTGWLPSRKMKKVVDFYIS; encoded by the coding sequence TTGGATGTTAATGAAATTATGGTTGAAAAAGTGGTTAGCATACGGGTTGATGCAACAATTAAAGACGCTGTGAACTTGATGAACATGCACGATATTGGATGCCTGATTGTAAGTAAGAATGGAGAAATCCAAGGAATAATAACAGAAAGAGACATTCTAAAAAGAGTTGTAGCAGAATCTAGGGATGCAGAACTTACCAAAGTATCAGATATAATGTCTAAACCCCTAGTAGTGGGAGGACCTACCATGTACATAGAAGACGCTGCAAAACTAATGTTTAAGAAGAATATAAAGAAACTCCCAATAACGAAGGATGGACAACTCATCGGCATAATAACCCTATCAGACATCGCTCGGGTCACAAATATAGAATCGCAAATCGCCAAGGTAGTTGAAGAACTGAAGAAAACAGGGTGGCTCCCCTCAAGAAAAATGAAGAAAGTAGTAGACTTTTACATATCGTGA
- a CDS encoding peptidylprolyl isomerase, whose amino-acid sequence MVGKNGSSTDRVLLRTNMDDIVIELYDDMPITAGNFKELVQQGVYDGTIFHRVIDGFMIQGGDPTGTGHGDPLIPTIPDEFTDHNRNNRGTMAMANAGPNTGSSQFFINLVDNNYLDSKHPVLGKVIEGMDVVDSIEKVETDEDDRPLQEVRIIKAQLVD is encoded by the coding sequence ATGGTTGGCAAAAATGGTTCAAGCACAGATAGGGTTTTGCTTAGGACGAACATGGACGACATAGTAATTGAGTTGTATGATGACATGCCTATTACAGCAGGAAATTTCAAGGAGCTGGTCCAACAAGGAGTATATGATGGCACTATTTTTCATAGAGTAATTGATGGCTTTATGATCCAGGGAGGAGACCCTACTGGAACGGGACATGGTGATCCTTTAATACCTACAATACCGGACGAATTTACGGACCATAACAGAAACAATAGAGGCACAATGGCTATGGCAAATGCAGGACCAAATACGGGAAGCAGCCAGTTCTTCATAAATCTTGTAGACAATAACTATTTGGACAGTAAACATCCTGTTCTTGGGAAAGTGATAGAGGGGATGGATGTTGTTGACAGCATCGAAAAGGTAGAGACAGATGAAGATGACAGGCCACTGCAAGAAGTTAGAATAATCAAAGCACAACTTGTTGATTGA
- a CDS encoding Ig-like domain repeat protein has protein sequence MRRQTAGKLVAAIVTGVFLALIFSRVCFAQNYERKYFLLKGQSTYQLTLSTTHLLYEYYQQKSHQLTQDSFASFVTPYSLALVAADIRSIFPDEEDFVNAVLMVVHQIPYQVVEETKYPVETIVENKGDCDLLSYVAASLIKSQDLNIVLLYYEHESHMNIGVDLPSPPADVRTTISYIDYRGVRYYMAECTGDDWQNGWRVGECPSELEGAQVAVVTLENYEQIAPGQVSSSFGTFKASSISLTISPSFVVEGSAVVITGQVSVSISNGTVMLYAVENGNWFSIGAVELDANGRYMFSWNPLLWGQYHVKAMWSGNDEYAGADSGIVSVYVVPEFLVFAGGGIVIVAIIAVVLFLMHRTTYPHEMQTLEEASI, from the coding sequence ATGCGTCGACAAACGGCTGGTAAACTTGTTGCGGCTATTGTCACGGGGGTCTTTTTGGCTTTAATTTTCTCGAGAGTATGCTTTGCTCAAAACTATGAGCGGAAATATTTTCTACTCAAAGGACAGTCCACTTATCAACTCACCCTTTCAACAACTCATTTGTTATACGAATATTATCAGCAAAAGAGCCATCAGTTAACTCAGGACAGTTTCGCGAGTTTTGTAACTCCTTATTCGCTGGCGCTTGTGGCTGCAGACATTAGAAGCATCTTTCCTGATGAGGAAGATTTTGTGAACGCGGTTCTCATGGTGGTTCATCAGATTCCATATCAAGTTGTTGAAGAAACCAAATATCCCGTTGAAACTATCGTCGAAAACAAAGGAGATTGTGATTTGCTTTCATATGTTGCAGCGTCGTTGATAAAATCTCAAGACTTGAACATTGTTCTACTCTATTATGAACATGAAAGCCACATGAACATCGGCGTAGACCTTCCTAGCCCTCCAGCGGACGTACGAACAACAATTTCATACATTGACTACAGAGGCGTCCGATACTACATGGCGGAATGTACTGGTGACGACTGGCAGAATGGTTGGAGAGTTGGAGAGTGCCCTTCAGAGCTAGAAGGAGCTCAAGTAGCAGTTGTCACGTTGGAGAATTATGAGCAGATTGCCCCAGGGCAAGTTTCATCAAGCTTCGGAACATTTAAGGCTTCCTCAATATCTTTGACGATTTCACCAAGCTTTGTAGTGGAAGGAAGCGCTGTGGTGATTACTGGGCAAGTTTCTGTCTCGATTTCGAATGGAACAGTCATGTTGTATGCCGTAGAAAATGGTAATTGGTTCTCTATTGGGGCTGTGGAGTTAGATGCAAATGGGCGATATATGTTTTCGTGGAACCCACTGCTATGGGGACAGTATCACGTTAAAGCAATGTGGTCTGGAAACGATGAATATGCGGGAGCGGACAGTGGAATTGTTTCTGTTTATGTTGTTCCTGAATTTTTGGTGTTTGCTGGTGGTGGAATTGTCATTGTAGCTATAATTGCTGTTGTGTTGTTTTTGATGCATAGAACTACTTATCCGCATGAGATGCAAACTCTTGAAGAAGCTTCTATATGA
- a CDS encoding NUDIX hydrolase has product MRKINIRMDYLKREYPTKPIIGIGAVIICNGKILLVKRGSEPGKNKWSIPGGLVELGETVQETTVREVKEETNLDVQVRSLIDVVDNLEPDEKGRLRYHFVILDFLVHLEGGSLRAGSDVLDVRWVPLSDVEEYDLTKSFREFFERNRGMLQGFDSC; this is encoded by the coding sequence ATGAGAAAAATCAATATCAGGATGGATTATTTGAAGCGTGAATATCCCACTAAGCCCATCATAGGCATAGGTGCAGTTATTATATGCAATGGCAAAATCCTCTTGGTCAAACGAGGTTCTGAGCCAGGTAAAAATAAATGGAGCATTCCAGGCGGTCTTGTTGAGCTTGGTGAAACTGTACAAGAGACAACCGTTCGAGAAGTTAAGGAAGAGACTAACCTCGATGTACAAGTTCGTAGCTTGATCGACGTAGTAGATAACTTGGAGCCAGACGAAAAAGGTAGATTGCGATACCACTTCGTTATTCTCGATTTTCTTGTTCACTTGGAGGGAGGAAGTCTCCGAGCAGGAAGCGATGTTCTCGACGTGCGCTGGGTCCCTTTAAGCGATGTGGAAGAATATGATTTGACAAAGTCCTTTAGAGAGTTCTTTGAAAGGAACCGAGGAATGTTACAAGGATTTGATTCTTGTTAG
- a CDS encoding NifU family protein has translation MNEKVKEKVEKAIEEIRPNLQADGGDIELVDVDNGVAKVKLKGACAGCPMSTMTIKWGVENFLKRKVPEITKVETV, from the coding sequence ATGAACGAGAAGGTCAAAGAAAAAGTTGAAAAGGCAATCGAAGAGATAAGACCGAATCTACAGGCTGATGGTGGTGACATTGAACTTGTCGATGTGGATAATGGAGTTGCTAAGGTTAAGCTGAAGGGGGCATGCGCAGGTTGTCCAATGTCAACGATGACAATAAAGTGGGGAGTTGAAAACTTCCTAAAGCGAAAAGTGCCTGAAATAACAAAAGTTGAAACGGTTTAG
- a CDS encoding transcription initiation factor IIB: MARQRLTDKCPECGSLNLIHDSDCGETVCGNCGLVLREQIMDKGPEWRAFTQEEKASRSRVGIPTSYSVHDKGLSTAIGRVDRDAFGRKLPLSTRLQMWRLRKWQIRSRVHSSVDRNLAQAMSELDRLSDKMYVPSSVKEKAAVVYRKALDKGLVRGRSIAAIAAASLYAACRTTRTPRTLREISEASLVDKKDVARCYRLVLRELDIKMPIADPLTYVSKIAEQTGIRGPTQGVAIKILRDAKRKRAAAGKDPMGLAAAALYIACLIRGEKKTQKDIAEAAGVTEVTVRNRYKTLKRQLDIVLPD; encoded by the coding sequence ATGGCGCGTCAGCGCTTAACGGATAAATGTCCTGAGTGTGGTAGCTTGAATCTTATCCATGATTCTGACTGCGGGGAAACTGTTTGTGGTAATTGTGGGCTTGTTTTGCGTGAGCAGATAATGGATAAAGGCCCTGAGTGGCGGGCTTTTACGCAGGAAGAGAAAGCTTCGCGTAGCCGGGTTGGGATACCCACATCATATTCGGTTCATGATAAGGGCTTGTCTACAGCGATTGGCCGTGTTGACAGAGATGCTTTTGGTCGCAAATTGCCCCTCTCGACGCGGTTGCAGATGTGGCGGTTGAGAAAGTGGCAGATTCGGTCACGTGTTCATTCGAGTGTTGACCGAAATTTGGCGCAGGCCATGTCTGAGTTGGATCGGTTGTCGGATAAGATGTATGTTCCGTCTTCGGTTAAGGAGAAGGCTGCGGTGGTTTATCGTAAGGCCTTGGATAAGGGTTTGGTGCGAGGCCGCTCTATTGCAGCTATTGCAGCTGCTTCTCTGTACGCGGCTTGTCGGACTACCCGTACACCGAGGACTTTACGAGAGATTTCTGAAGCTAGCTTAGTGGACAAGAAGGATGTAGCGCGGTGTTATCGATTGGTGTTACGTGAGTTGGATATTAAGATGCCTATTGCTGACCCGTTGACTTATGTTTCAAAGATTGCTGAGCAGACTGGGATTAGGGGGCCGACGCAGGGTGTGGCAATTAAAATTTTGCGTGATGCGAAGCGTAAGCGAGCTGCGGCTGGAAAGGATCCAATGGGTTTAGCTGCTGCCGCTTTGTATATTGCTTGCTTAATACGTGGAGAGAAGAAGACGCAGAAGGATATTGCTGAGGCTGCGGGTGTCACTGAGGTTACTGTTAGGAACCGGTATAAGACTTTGAAGAGGCAACTGGATATAGTGTTGCCAGACTAG
- a CDS encoding CoA pyrophosphatase, whose amino-acid sequence MSNYTKTIRSLSQKLKPASEVQNADAAVALLLEPADQGLNILLVKRTESSLDPWSGQMAFPGGKRDPKDRDIIQTVVRETLEETNINIANRCRFLGVLEHTRSTVRPKLLVASFVILLEHEPTIILSEELEGYVWALVGKLRECRGTADFPFGEVPAYFVEGNVVWGLTFRILEKFTQISEHTI is encoded by the coding sequence ATGTCAAACTATACCAAAACCATAAGAAGCTTGTCGCAAAAGCTGAAACCTGCATCAGAAGTGCAAAATGCAGATGCCGCAGTTGCTCTTTTGCTGGAGCCTGCAGATCAAGGTCTTAACATTCTCTTAGTGAAGAGGACAGAGAGCTCTTTGGATCCATGGTCAGGGCAGATGGCTTTCCCCGGTGGAAAACGTGACCCAAAAGATCGGGATATAATACAGACCGTTGTTAGGGAGACACTTGAAGAGACCAACATAAACATTGCTAATCGTTGTCGCTTTCTGGGAGTGTTGGAACATACGAGGTCAACTGTGAGGCCGAAGCTGCTAGTAGCTTCTTTTGTCATCCTTCTAGAACATGAGCCCACAATAATACTGAGCGAAGAATTAGAAGGGTATGTTTGGGCTCTTGTGGGAAAATTGCGAGAATGCAGGGGAACTGCTGATTTCCCTTTCGGAGAAGTCCCAGCTTATTTTGTGGAAGGAAATGTGGTTTGGGGGTTGACTTTCAGAATTTTGGAGAAGTTCACTCAAATCTCTGAGCATACTATTTAG
- a CDS encoding DUF5615 family PIN-like protein, whose amino-acid sequence MKLLLDEMYAGLKEYFEILGWGVLIAQDVGLQGARDKEVVEYAKDNNLLLVTQDQKPADLADLMNVKHVLISNATVAKIADAKIREKYPNIQQK is encoded by the coding sequence TTGAAGCTTCTACTTGATGAAATGTATGCAGGATTGAAAGAATATTTTGAGATTTTGGGATGGGGCGTGTTGATTGCACAGGACGTAGGACTGCAAGGAGCAAGAGACAAGGAAGTCGTGGAATATGCAAAAGACAACAACTTATTGCTTGTAACTCAAGATCAAAAACCAGCAGACTTGGCCGACCTCATGAACGTCAAACATGTGTTGATCTCCAATGCCACTGTTGCTAAAATAGCAGACGCCAAAATAAGAGAGAAATACCCCAATATACAACAGAAATGA